From Triticum aestivum cultivar Chinese Spring chromosome 7B, IWGSC CS RefSeq v2.1, whole genome shotgun sequence:
TGAAAGAGAATGGGTCAACCTAGTGAAGAAGTGCGTGTCAACAGTTAAATACCAAGTCAAGGTCAACAAAGATGCAACTGAGGTAATCATCCCCCAAAGAGGATTACACCAGGGTGATCCACTCTCACCGTATTTATTTCTACTATGCGCAGAAGGTTTTTCTGCCTTGTTATATGATGCTGAAAGAAATGGTAGCTTGAAGGGAATCAAATTATGTAGAGAAGCGCCAAGTGTGAGCCACTTGCTCTTTGCAGCTCCTTGAAGCAAATGAAAAGAATGCCCAAGCAGTTAATGATATACTGGAGAAGTATGAAGTTTGCTCTGGCCAAGTAATAAACAAGGATAAGTCAGCCATCCTATTCAGTAAGAACACCAACCAAAGGCAGAAAAGAGAGATGATGGATATAATGGGCATTACAGAGGAAGGCTTGAAAGGAAGATATCTTGGGCTGCCAGCATATGTTGGAAAATCAAAGTCCAAAACCTTTCAGTATATTAAAGAAAAAGTGTGGGGAAAGATACAGGGTTGGAAAGAGAAACTTCTATCAAAAGCAGGGAAAGAAATCCTAATTAAAGTAGCAGCCCAAGCAATGCCAGTATACACTATGACCTGTTTTGATCTAACAAAAAATCTTTGTGATGAGCTTAGCTCCATGATATGCAAATTCTGGTGGAGCCAGATGGATAAAGTTAACAAAATACACTGGACATGTTGGGAGAAGCTTTCTAAACCGAAGAGAGTGGGTGGACTAGGATTTAGGGACCTTCATGCTTTCAATATGGTCATGCTTGCTAAACAAGGATGGCGCCTACTTCAGAACCCGTCATCATTGTGTGCCCAAATACTGCAAGCTAAATATCACCCAGGAAGCAGCATACTTGAAGCTATGCCAAGGAAGGGAATTTCGTATGCATGGCACAGTATTTTGAAAGGAGTGCAACTTCTGAAAAAGGCATAATTTGAAGAGTTGGGAATGGACGAAACATCAAAATCTGGACAGACCCGTGGCTCCCAAGAGGAATTACTAGAAGAGTTACTTCATTACGTGGGAGACAAGTGATTTCTAAGGTTGCTGACCTTATAGACCCAGTGACAAACTGTTGGGATGTCAGCCTTGTGCGCCAAACCTTCAATGCAGAAGATTCTGAGATAATCTTGCAGATCCCCATTTATGATCGTACACCTGACTCGATTGCGTGGCATTTTGACAAAAAAAGGAATCTTCTTGGTGAAGTCAGCCTACAAGGTAGCAGTGGATAGCATAGAACGTGATTCAACACATGGCCAACCATCTAGTTCAAGAAGCGATGGAGAGGCAATTGATTTTGAATGGAAGAAACTATGGGCGTTACCTCTCCCAAATAAAGTCCTCCATTTTCTTTGGCGTATAGCAACATATAGCTTACCATTAAGAATGAAGCTGAAGAATATAGGCATGGAAATAGATAGTAGATGCCCAGTGTGCCTTAGATATGATGAGGATGGTGGTCGCTGTTTTCTTAAATGCAAAATGGTGAGACGGCTGTGGAGCTTGGCACAAATGGATAATATTCGAAATAGGCTAATGTTATGCAACGATCCTCTTAGCTTATTCAATGAGTTGTTTCGCCTGACAGAAGAGGAGAGCATAAAGGTGTGTGTCATGTTTTGGTTATGGTGGCACGAAAGGAATAAGGCCAATGTAGGAGACACGATGAAAACGCCAGATGAAATTCTAGCTTCTATTAACTATCATGTTAATAATTTCAGGAATCTTAAGAAGCAGAGGAGCACCCAGAAGCAGACTTCCACGGCAAAATGGTCTCCCCTGGCAAACGAATTCCTGAAAGTAAACTCCAATGGGGCGTTTAAGGAAGCATCAAAATCTGGTGGCTGGGGTTTTACTTTGAGGAATAGTAATGGTATGCTTTTGGCTGCAGGAGCAGGAAAGCTGGAATATGTATCAAGTGCCCTCCATGCTGAAGCTTTAGCCATGGTGTATGCAATCAATGCAACGTCAAGCATGGGAGCCAATCGTGTAATTTTCGAAATGGACTCGATGGAGTT
This genomic window contains:
- the LOC123157853 gene encoding uncharacterized protein — protein: MIVHLTRLRGILTKKGIFLVKSAYKVAVDSIERDSTHGQPSSSRSDGEAIDFEWKKLWALPLPNKVLHFLWRIATYSLPLRMKLKNIGMEIDSRCPVCLRYDEDGGRCFLKCKMVRRLWSLAQMDNIRNRLMLCNDPLSLFNELFRLTEEESIKVCVMFWLWWHERNKANVGDTMKTPDEILASINYHVNNFRNLKKQRSTQKQTSTAKWSPLANEFLKVNSNGAFKEASKSGGWGFTLRNSNGMLLAAGAGKLEYVSSALHAEALAMVYAINATSSMGANRVIFEMDSMELKQAITSQEYDRSALGSLFQEIKFQLNVAFDYVKLNVCPRACNNAAHTIAAYGHGLGSGVCETWLGHFPEFVLNSVAGGLASLSS